The Mercurialis annua linkage group LG2, ddMerAnnu1.2, whole genome shotgun sequence genome contains a region encoding:
- the LOC126670743 gene encoding inactive poly [ADP-ribose] polymerase RCD1-like isoform X1, translating to MENKIEKVSDNRHKVMPGLKRKRASRYATYFARASRLVSPDWPVVNFSTHRRGKQQRLAGSERKLASCRYHSRRSLLRCYTNFEKTRVPQRLMFYQNGEWRDFSQDIVELVRKDLQEKKPVVEVDLKGHRYVLDFLHMFGMDRKTGLQEPIAWIDEAGGCFFPEIYIDDEEPDEQNCAIVQEPMSKESYGPHEIKLQLEIDINGVDRSKLKECSGESNGLVKHIQIDQNPTNGNYVVEVDDSCNRMDDERVDERVEENKHVKADFDTVRNMFLAGMGCVGGADILDIHRFSSSSMQIRLELFQKQIELTKKCRGDANVRYAWLAASKKLLSTIMLYGLGHCGPSTTKSKYGIGVHLYAANCCDASAKFCDVDENGIRYMVLSRVIMGQMELVQPGSLQSHPSSENFDSGVDDLQNPRQFIVWNMNMNTHIYPEFVVSFKVSSNVEGFLVGNDIKHAVSGITVSSRGPHFNLAMEASNVDLNLPVKSSVVDLNLPTESPVIHSGSESQPLSGGSLEKASSLGSSNMKTPKSPFMPFPMLFTAISNKVPSKEMELVLAHYEQFQAKKISRGDFIKRLRLIVGDALLKSTITSLQSKVAFRFVVETPKLNV from the exons ATGGAAAACAAGATCGAAAAGGTATCGGATAATAGACACAAAGTTATGCCTGGGCTTAAAAGAAAACGAGCATCACGATACGCCACATATTTTGCTCGAGCTTCCAGACTTGTATCACCCGATTGGCCTGTTGTGAATTTTTCAACCCATAGGCGTGGGAAGCAACAGCGACTAGCTGGGAGCGAACGCAAACTTGCGAGCTGTAGGTATCATTCCAGAAGATCTTTGCTGCGGTGTTATACAAATTTTGAGAAGACTCGGGTGCCACAACGTCTTATGTTTTATCAAAATGGTGAGTGGAGGGACTTTTCCCAAGATATCGTGGAATTGGTTAGAAAGGATCTGCAAGAGAAGAAACCAGTTGTTGAGGTTGATTTGAAAGGTCACCGTTATGTGCTGGATTTCTTGCATATGTTTGGAATGGACCGGAAGACGGGGTTACAGGAACCAATTGCTTGGATTGATGAAGCAGGTGGATGCTTCTTTCCAGAAATTTATATCGATGATGAGGAGCCAGATGAGCAAAATTGTGCAATTGTTCAAGAGCCTATGAGTAAGGAGTCTTATGGTCCCCATGAGATCAAGCTGCAGCTTGAAATTGACATTAACGGAGTGGATCGATCTAAGTTAAAAGAGTGCAGCGGGGAGTCAAATGGACTCGTCAAGCATATTCAAATTGATCAGAACCCTACTAATGGCAATTATGTTGTAGAAGTGGACGATAGTTGCAACAGGATGGATGATGAAAGAGTTGATGAAAGAGTTGAGGAGAATAAACATGTTAAAGCAGATTTCGATACTGTAAGGAATATGTTCCTTGCAGGCATGGGCTGTGTTGGTGGTGCTGACATACTTGATATTCATCGCTTCTCTAGCTCTTCGATGCAAATACGGCTGGAGCTTTTCCAAAAGCAGATTGAATTAACAAAAAAGTGTCGCGGTGATGCCAATGTTAGATACGCCTGGCTTGCTGCTTCCAAAAAGCTACTGTCTACTATCATGCTCTATGGGCTTGGACATTGTGGACCTTCTACTACTAAGTCCAAATATGGCATTGGTGTTCATCTCTATGCAGCAAACTGCTGTGACGCCAG TGCAAAGTTCTGTGATGTTGACGAAAATGGAATACGATACATGGTGCTTAGCCGAGTAATAATGGGACAAATGGAGCTTGTTCAGCCTGGGAGTTTGCAGAGTCATCCTAGTAGTGAGAACTTTGATAGTGGCGTTGATGACCTTCAAAATCCAAGACAATTTATAGTGTGGAATATGAATATGAACACCCACATATATCCAGAATTTGTTGTTAGTTTCAAGGTCTCCTCTAATGTTGAAG GGTTTTTAGTTGGAAATGACATTAAGCATGCTGTTTCTGGCATAACAGTGTCATCGCGAGGGCCCCATTTTAATTTGGCTATGGAGGCCTCAAATGTTGATCTGAATCTACCAGTAAAGTCCTCTGTTGTTGATTTAAATTTACCAACAGAATCTCCTGTGATTCATTCT GGAAGCGAAAGCCAACCACTCTCAGGGGGATCTCTAGAGAAAGCTTCAAGTCTAGGTTCGAGTAATATGAAGACTCCCAAATCTCCTTTTATGCCGTTTCCTATGTTGTTTACTGCAATCTCAAATAAAGTTCCCAGTAAAGAAATGGAACTTGTACTTGCGCATTATGAACAGTTCCAG GCCAAGAAGATAAGCAGGGGAGATTTTATTAAAAGGCTAAGACTGATAGTTGGAGATGCTTTGTTGAAGTCAACTATAACAAGTCTTCAGAGTAAG GTGGCATTCAGGTTTGTGGTTGAGACGCCTAAGCTGAATGTTTGA
- the LOC126670743 gene encoding inactive poly [ADP-ribose] polymerase RCD1-like isoform X2 produces MENKIEKVSDNRHKVMPGLKRKRASRYATYFARASRLVSPDWPVVNFSTHRRGKQQRLAGSERKLASCRYHSRRSLLRCYTNFEKTRVPQRLMFYQNGEWRDFSQDIVELVRKDLQEKKPVVEVDLKGHRYVLDFLHMFGMDRKTGLQEPIAWIDEAGGCFFPEIYIDDEEPDEQNCAIVQEPMSKESYGPHEIKLQLEIDINGVDRSKLKECSGESNGLVKHIQIDQNPTNGNYVVEVDDSCNRMDDERVDERVEENKHVKADFDTVRNMFLAGMGCVGGADILDIHRFSSSSMQIRLELFQKQIELTKKCRGDANVRYAWLAASKKLLSTIMLYGLGHCGPSTTKSKYGIGVHLYAANCCDASAKFCDVDENGIRYMVLSRVIMGQMELVQPGSLQSHPSSENFDSGVDDLQNPRQFIVWNMNMNTHIYPEFVVSFKVSSNVEGFLVGNDIKHAVSGITVSSRGPHFNLAMEASNVDLNLPVKSSVVDLNLPTESPVIHSGSESQPLSGGSLEKASSLGSSNMKTPKSPFMPFPMLFTAISNKVPSKEMELVLAHYEQFQAKKISRGDFIKRLRLIVGDALLKSTITSLQSKVCWRNAGGIQVCG; encoded by the exons ATGGAAAACAAGATCGAAAAGGTATCGGATAATAGACACAAAGTTATGCCTGGGCTTAAAAGAAAACGAGCATCACGATACGCCACATATTTTGCTCGAGCTTCCAGACTTGTATCACCCGATTGGCCTGTTGTGAATTTTTCAACCCATAGGCGTGGGAAGCAACAGCGACTAGCTGGGAGCGAACGCAAACTTGCGAGCTGTAGGTATCATTCCAGAAGATCTTTGCTGCGGTGTTATACAAATTTTGAGAAGACTCGGGTGCCACAACGTCTTATGTTTTATCAAAATGGTGAGTGGAGGGACTTTTCCCAAGATATCGTGGAATTGGTTAGAAAGGATCTGCAAGAGAAGAAACCAGTTGTTGAGGTTGATTTGAAAGGTCACCGTTATGTGCTGGATTTCTTGCATATGTTTGGAATGGACCGGAAGACGGGGTTACAGGAACCAATTGCTTGGATTGATGAAGCAGGTGGATGCTTCTTTCCAGAAATTTATATCGATGATGAGGAGCCAGATGAGCAAAATTGTGCAATTGTTCAAGAGCCTATGAGTAAGGAGTCTTATGGTCCCCATGAGATCAAGCTGCAGCTTGAAATTGACATTAACGGAGTGGATCGATCTAAGTTAAAAGAGTGCAGCGGGGAGTCAAATGGACTCGTCAAGCATATTCAAATTGATCAGAACCCTACTAATGGCAATTATGTTGTAGAAGTGGACGATAGTTGCAACAGGATGGATGATGAAAGAGTTGATGAAAGAGTTGAGGAGAATAAACATGTTAAAGCAGATTTCGATACTGTAAGGAATATGTTCCTTGCAGGCATGGGCTGTGTTGGTGGTGCTGACATACTTGATATTCATCGCTTCTCTAGCTCTTCGATGCAAATACGGCTGGAGCTTTTCCAAAAGCAGATTGAATTAACAAAAAAGTGTCGCGGTGATGCCAATGTTAGATACGCCTGGCTTGCTGCTTCCAAAAAGCTACTGTCTACTATCATGCTCTATGGGCTTGGACATTGTGGACCTTCTACTACTAAGTCCAAATATGGCATTGGTGTTCATCTCTATGCAGCAAACTGCTGTGACGCCAG TGCAAAGTTCTGTGATGTTGACGAAAATGGAATACGATACATGGTGCTTAGCCGAGTAATAATGGGACAAATGGAGCTTGTTCAGCCTGGGAGTTTGCAGAGTCATCCTAGTAGTGAGAACTTTGATAGTGGCGTTGATGACCTTCAAAATCCAAGACAATTTATAGTGTGGAATATGAATATGAACACCCACATATATCCAGAATTTGTTGTTAGTTTCAAGGTCTCCTCTAATGTTGAAG GGTTTTTAGTTGGAAATGACATTAAGCATGCTGTTTCTGGCATAACAGTGTCATCGCGAGGGCCCCATTTTAATTTGGCTATGGAGGCCTCAAATGTTGATCTGAATCTACCAGTAAAGTCCTCTGTTGTTGATTTAAATTTACCAACAGAATCTCCTGTGATTCATTCT GGAAGCGAAAGCCAACCACTCTCAGGGGGATCTCTAGAGAAAGCTTCAAGTCTAGGTTCGAGTAATATGAAGACTCCCAAATCTCCTTTTATGCCGTTTCCTATGTTGTTTACTGCAATCTCAAATAAAGTTCCCAGTAAAGAAATGGAACTTGTACTTGCGCATTATGAACAGTTCCAG GCCAAGAAGATAAGCAGGGGAGATTTTATTAAAAGGCTAAGACTGATAGTTGGAGATGCTTTGTTGAAGTCAACTATAACAAGTCTTCAGAGTAAG GTTTGCTGGCGAAATGCAGGTGGCATTCAGGTTTGTGGTTGA
- the LOC126670141 gene encoding bifunctional bis(5'-adenosyl)-triphosphatase/adenylylsulfatase FHIT, translating to MGSKLLLLPSLARLAAPTTRLFSAANSRMATENYVFGPYKIDPKEVFYSTPLSYALVNLRPVIPGHVLVCPRREVKRFADLTADEISDLWLVAQKVGNRLESHHQATSLTLTIQDGPQAGQTVPHVHIHILPRKGGDFQNNDEIYDAIDEKEKELKEKLDLDKERKDRSIEEMTKEADEYRSLLL from the exons ATGGGATCAAAGCTACTCCTCCTTCCTTCTCTGGCTCGTCTGGCAGCACCAACAACTAGATTGTTCTCTGCCGCAAACAGCAGG ATGGCAACAGAAAACTACGTGTTTGGTCCGTACAAAATAGACCCAAAAGAAGTGTTTTACTCAACTCCTCTTTCCTATGCTTTGGTCAACCTTCGTCCTGTTATTCCTGGT CATGTGCTTGTTTGCCCAAGGCGTGAAGTGAAGCGTTTTGCTGATCTCACTGCTGATGAGATAAGTGATTTGTGGCTTGTGGCACAGAAAGTTGGTAATCGCCTTGAGAGTCACCACCAAGCTACATCACTTACACTAACAATCCAG GATGGACCCCAAGCAGGACAGACAGTGCCTCATGTTCATATCCACATCCTTCCGAGGAAAGGTGGCGATTTTCAGAACAATGATGAGATCTACGATGCA ATCGACGAAAAGGAGAAGGAATTAAAAGAGAAGCTGGATTTAGACAAGGAAAGGAAGGACAGAAGTATAGAGGAGATGACTAAAGAGGCAGATGAATATAGATCCCTGCTCCTATAG
- the LOC126669773 gene encoding uncharacterized protein LOC126669773, whose amino-acid sequence MLPALKKYFGYSEFRPYQKEVIEKILERRDCLVVMATGSGKSLCYQVPPLVVGKTAVVISPLISLMQDQVMSLKQKGIRAEYLGTGQTDHSVHNLAQNGHFNLVFVTPEKACSLPASFWSNLLKAGICLLAVDEAHCISEWGHNFRVEYKQLDKLRSVLLDVPFVGLTATATAKVRVDIINSLNLNDPYVAIGSFDRNNLFYGVKHFNRGPHFTNGLVQDISKFAAHGDSTIIYCTTVKDVEEMFKLLQQAGIRAGMYHGQMGKNAREESHRSFIRDELHVMVATVAFGMGIDKPNIRQVIHYGCPKSLESYYQESGRCGRDGIPSVCWLYYTGSDFAKGDFYCGELKTENQRRAVMESLMTAKKYSTITTCRRKFLLEYFGEIISAEKCGNCDNCTESKRERDLSKEAFLLMACIISCRGNWGLNTPIEVLRGSRAKKILDMHFDKLPLHGLGKGYSSNWWKALANQLICHGYLVETIRDVYKFVSVGTKGEQYLNSARTDYQPPLLLPLTDQMVDDEENQATTDTVENFKSLATLQSEGFSEAEVQLYQKLLEERIKLASSIGTAPYAICGDQTIKRIALTRPSTKARLANIEGVNQHLVARHGDLLLQSIRQLSQELNIALDGEASLQTAANTKQVHAIPNNQRKLSPAKFETWKMWHEDGLSVHRIANFPGRSAPIKEQTVCDYILDAAQEGYGIDWIRFCSEIGLTRQASLDIQCAITKVGSTDKLKPIKNELPEDVSYLHIKTFLTMQKCGMSLEVTPPSNSSPLNADDIKNKELKAEPIDFEDMCSPEKRQKIYVTDERCMLEATETSVLDWLKNCDEGASLSDILKHFNGTKEESLIDLLSSLEGDFMIYKKNDLYRIL is encoded by the exons atgttgcCCGCTCTCAAG AAATATTTTGGGTATTCTGAATTTAGGCCGTACCAGAAGGAAGTGATCGAGAaaattttagagagaagggaCTGTTTAGTAGTTATGGCTACTGGCAGTGGAAAATCTTTATg CTACCAGGTTCCTCCTTTGGTTGTTGGAAAGACTGCTGTAGTTATAAGTCCTCTTATATCTTTAATGCAAGATCAg GTGATGTCTCTGAAACAAAAGGGGATTAGAGCTGAATATCTTGGAACTGGCCAGACTGATCACTCCGTCCATAATTTAGCACAAAATGGTcattttaatttagtatttgTTACTCCTGAAAAGGCATGCTCCCTTCCTGCCAG CTTCTGGTCAAATTTGCTTAAGGCGGGAATCTGTTTGCTCGCTGTTGATGAAGCACATTGCATATCAGAATGGGGTCATAATTTCAG ggTGGAATACAAGCAGTTAGACAAGTTGCGCAGTGTTCTCTTAGATGTTCCATTTGTGGGCTTAACTGCAACTGCTACTGCAAA GGTTAGAGTCGACATCATCAATTCCTTAAACTTGAATGATCCTTATGTTGCCATTGGCTCATTTGATCGCAACAATCTGTTTTATGGCGTCAAACATTTTAACCGAGGTCCCCATTTCACAAATGGGCTTGTGCAAGATATTTCAAAATTTGCAGCACATGGTGACTCCACAATTATTTACTGTACAACAGTGAAAGATGTTGAagag ATGTTCAAGTTACTTCAGCAGGCAGGAATTAGGGCTGGAATGTACCATGGCCAGATGGGCAAAAATGCTCGTGAGGAGTCCCACAG ATCATTTATAAGAGATGAACTGCATGTCATGGTTGCCACTGTTGCCTTTGGGATGGGCATTGATAAACCAAACATACGACAAGTAATACATTATGGTTGTCCAAAGAGTCTAGAGTCGTACTACCAGGAAAGTGGACGATGTGGAAGAGATGGTATACCTTCTGTCTGTTGGCTTTATTACACAGGAAGTGACTTTGCAAAAGGCGACTTCTATTGTGGAGAACTGAAGACA GAAAATCAGAGAAGAGCAGTTATGGAGTCTTTAATGACTGCAAAGAAATATAGCACAATAACAACTTGCAGAAGGAAGTTTTTGCTCGAGTACTTTGGGGAAATTATTTCAGCCGAGAAATGTG GAAATTGTGATAACTGTACGGAGTCGAAAAGGGAGCGTGACCTATCCAAGGAAGCGTTTCTTTTAATGGCTTGCATCATTTCATGTAGGGGTAACTGGGGCCTCAATACGCCAATAGAAGTTCTTCGTGGGTCTAGA GCAAAAAAAATTCTTGATATGCATTTTGACAAGCTTCCACTTCATGGACTTGGGAAAGGCTACTCATCAAATTGGTGGAAAGCACTGGCTAACCAATTAATTTGCCATG GTTACCTGGTGGAGACAATTAGAGATGTATATAAATTTGTAAG TGTTGGTACCAAAGGAGAGCAATATCTTAACTCTGCCAGGACTGATTATCAACCACCACTATTGTTGCCATTAACTGATCAAATGGTTGATGATGAAGAAAATCAAGCCACAACTGACACAGTTGAAAATTTTAAGAGTTTGGCGACTTTGCAGTCTGAAGGCTTTTCGGAG gCTGAGGTACAACTCTATCAAAAGCTTTTGGAAGAGAGAATTAAGCTTGCAAGTAGCATTGGAACTGCTCC ATATGCTATATGTGGTGATCAAACAATCAAACGAATTGCTTTGACAAGACCGTCTACCAAAGCTAGGCTAGCAAACATTGAGGGTGTCAACCAG CATCTTGTTGCTAGACATGGAGATCTTCTTCTTCAATCTATTAGGCAGCTGTCGCAAGAGCTAAATATTGCCTTGGATGGGGAAGCGAGTTTACAGACAGCTGCTAATACCAAACAAGTACATGCGATACCCAATAACCAGAGAAAGTTGTCGCCAGCTAAGTTTGAAACTTGGAAAATGTGGCATGAAGATGGGCTATCAGTTCATAGAATAGCA aaCTTCCCTGGTAGATCAGCACCTATAAAAGAGCAAACTGTTTGTGACTATATTCTGGATGCTGCTCAAGAAGGATATGGGATTGATTGGATCAGATTCTGTAGTGAGATTGGACTGACACGTCAAGCTTCGTTGGATATTCAATGTGCCATCACAAAGGTTGGCTCTACAGACAAgttaaaaccaattaaaaatgaattaccAGAAGAT GTAAGTTATTTGCACATCAAGACTTTTCTGACAATGCAAAAATGTGGGATGTCTCTCGAAGTAACGCCGCCTAGCAATTCAAGTCCGTTAAATGCTGATGACATTAAGAACAAAGAACTAAAGGCAGAACCCATTGATTTTGAAGATATGTGCTCCCCGGAAAAACGCCAAAAAATCTACGTAACAGATGAAAGATGTATGTTGGAGGCAACAGAAACTTCCGTATTAGATTGGCTAAAGAATTGTGACGAAGGG GCTTCACTGTCTGATATTCTGAAGCACTTCAATGGAACTAAAGAGGAATCTTTGATTGATCTATTAAGTAGCCTTGAAGGTGACTTCATGATTTATAAAAAGAACGATCTGTATAGGATTTTGTAA
- the LOC126669654 gene encoding sugar carrier protein C-like, with protein MAPFLSAAVSGKGDDHKPNYSSKVTWHAVFTCVVAAMGGLIFGYDIGISGGVTTMVPFLTKFFPSVYHKEALDTSTSQYCKFNDHMLTLFTSSLYLAALFASLAASWVTRKLGRKISMMLGGLIFLAGGAINAAAQAVWMLILGRILLGVGVGFSIQSVPLYVSEMAPYKSRGLFTNVFQLAITIGIFFANLVNYVTPKLMTNGEAWRVCLGLACVPAAFIFISAIFLPNTPNSMLEKGQDKEAKEILKRIRGAKNDDEIECEYQDLVAACKEAKKEEHSYKDLLKRQYRPHLVMAILIPFFQQLTGINVVMFYAPVLFQSIGLGSNASLLSALVTGGVNLVATSIAIYGTDKWGRRFLFLEGGIQMLIFQALLAVLIGLKFGTAGQVTDLPTWYVFVVVICICIFVAGFAWSWGPLGWLVPSEIFPLEIRSTGQSVVVAVNMIFTFLVAQLFLAMLCTMKFGLFIFFAVFVLLMTVFIYFFLPETKNIPIEEMSQVWKNHWYWRRFMLQDEPSSNLMV; from the coding sequence ATGGCTCCTTTTCTTAGCGCTGCTGTCAGTGGTAAGGGTGATGATCATAAGCCTAACTACTCTTCTAAGGTAACATGGCACGCTGTATTTACTTGCGTTGTAGCTGCCATGGGTGGTCTTATTTTCGGATACGACATCGGAATCTCCGGTGGTGTTACCACTATGGTTCCCTTCCTCACTAAATTCTTTCCCTCGGTTTATCACAAGGAAGCATTGGATACTTCTACCAGTCAATATTGTAAGTTCAATGACCATATGCTTACTTTGTTTACGTCTTCATTGTACCTGGCTGCACTTTTTGCTTCCTTGGCCGCATCATGGGTCACACGAAAACTCGGTCGCAAAATCTCAATGATGCTCGGTGGTTTGATCTTTTTGGCCGGAGGAGCCATCAATGCCGCTGCTCAAGCTGTCTGGATGCTTATTCTCGGTCGTATTCTGTTGGGTGTTGGTGTTGGCTTCTCTATTCAGTCGGTGCCGCTATATGTCTCGGAGATGGCTCCATACAAAAGCCGTGGTCTGTTCACCAATGTGTTTCAGTTAGCCATAACAATTGGTATATTTTTTGCTAATTTGGTGAATTACGTGACTCCCAAGCTAATGACGAACGGCGAAGCATGGCGGGTGTGTCTTGGGCTGGCATGTGTTCCTGCTGCTTTCATCTTCATCTCTGCTATTTTTCTTCCTAACACACCCAACTCTATGTTAGAGAAAGGTCAGGATAAAGAAGCTAAGGAAATTCTCAAGCGTATTCGCGGAGCTAAAAACGACGACGAAATAGAATGCGAATATCAAGATTTGGTCGCTGCTTGTAAAGAAGCTAAAAAAGAAGAACATTCATATAAAGATCTTCTTAAGAGACAGTACAGACCACATCTTGTAATGGCTATACTCATCCCATTCTTTCAGCAACTCACCGGCATCAATGTGGTGATGTTCTATGCCCCTGTGCTTTTCCAAAGTATTGGACTAGGCAGTAACGCTTCTCTCCTTTCCGCATTGGTTACTGGTGGAGTTAATTTGGTGGCTACTTCAATAGCTATCTATGGAACTGATAAATGGGGCCGAAGGTTTCTATTTCTCGAGGGTGGAATTCAGATGCTCATCTTTCAGGCTTTGCTAGCAGTACTGATCGGCCTGAAATTCGGAACGGCAGGGCAAGTGACGGATTTACCAACATGGTATGTGTTCGTAGTGGTGATCTGTATCTGCATCTTCGTAGCAGGATTCGCATGGTCATGGGGGCCATTGGGATGGTTAGTGCCGAGTGAAATTTTCCCATTGGAAATTCGATCAACAGGGCAGAGCGTTGTGGTGGCGGTGAACATGATCTTCACATTCTTGGTGGCTCAGCTGTTCCTGGCCATGCTCTGCACCATGAAGTTTGGGCTATTCATCTTCTTTGCCGTATTCGTTCTTTTGATGACCGTCTTCATTTATTTCTTCTTGCCGGAGACTAAGAACATACCAATTGAAGAAATGTCTCAAGTGTGGAAGAACCATTGGTATTGGAGGAGATTCATGCTTCAAGATGAGCCATCATCTAATTTGATGGTCTAG